CAACACCCGCGGCATCGACGCCCAGCGCCCGACCACGGCCGCCGGGCACGGCACGCACGACACGACGTCCAGCGTGCAGCGCTTCCAGCTGCCCGACGACCGGACGATCAAGTCGTACACGCCGAAGGTGTTCAAGCAGAACGGCTGGACGAACAACTCCGTCCAGGTGGCGAACGGCAAGAACAAGAAGCCGGTTCCCGTGCCCGCGCGACTCGGCGACCCATCGCCGATCAAGCACGTGTTCCTGCTCGTCAAGGAGAACCGGACCTACGACCAGATTCTCGGTGACCTCCCGCAGGGCAACGGCGACGCCGCGCTGGCACAGTTCGGCGAGAACGTGACGCCGAACCAGCACGCGCTGGCGCAGCAGTTCGGGTTGTACGACAACACGTACGACATCGGCACGAACTCCGCCGAGGGCCACAACTGGCTCATGCAGGCCGACGACCCGGAGTACACCGAGTCCTCGGCCGGCGAGTACCTGCGCAGCTACGACACCGAGGACGACGTGCTGGGCCACCAGGCCTCCGGCACGCTGTGGTCGGGCGCGGAGGCCGCGGGCAACACCGTCCGCGACTTCGGCGAGTTCCAGCAGTTCCTGACCAAGCCGTCGGGCGCGTCGTGGCAGAACCTGTACTGCGACTCGAAGAACATGGCCGCGACGGGTGAGCCCAGCGCCTACCCGCTCGTGTCGTCGTCGCCGATCCCGTCGCTCAACGACGTGTCGGTGCACGGCTTCCCGAAGTTCGACACCAGTGTGCCGGACGTGTACCGGGAGCAGATCTGGAAGCAGGACTTCGAGAAGAACGGTCCGGCGAACCTCAACATGTTCTGGCTTTCCAGTGACCACACCGGTGGTCCCGCGAACGCCGCCGCGCAGGTCGCGGACAACGACCTCGCCGTGGGCGAGATCGTCGACGAGATCTCGCACAGCCAGTACTGGAAGGACTCCGCGATCTTCGTGGTCGAGGACGACTCCCAGGCCGGGCTGGACCACGTCGACGGGCACCGGGCGCCGATCCAGATCATCAGCCCGTATGCCCAGCACGGGGTCGTGGACAGCACGTACTACTCGCAGATCACGATGGTTCGCACGATCGAGCAGATCCTCGGGATCCAGCCGATGAACCAGAAGGACAGCGCGGCCACGCCGATGGCGAGTGCCTTCACGGCCAAGCCGAACCTGACGCCGTTCAACGCGGTGGCGAACCGCACTTCGCTCACGGGCGGCCTCGCGACGCAGCCGTCGTGCGGTCCGGACGTGGTGGCTCCGCAGTTCGCCTCCGTCCAGCCCGACACCGCGGTGCCGGCGGACAAGCAGCAGGTCGCTTCGCAGTGGTCGGCGTGGCAGAAGAATCAGCGCCTGACCGGTCCGAACGCGACGGCGGACTACGCGAACCCCGCGCAGATGAACCACTTCACGTGGTATCAGACGCACGGGTTCAAGACCCCGTACCCCGGTGAGAACAAGGTGTTCTCACCGGACCAGGTGCCGGGCGCGTTCATCCCGTCGGCCGAGTCGGACGGCTGAGTTTCCGGTTGATCAGTGACACGGGCCCCCGGCCGGCTTCCCGCCGGCCGGGGGCTTCGTGCGTTCGGGACAGGAATCCCTGGCGATTCGGGCAGCCGCGCCCCGGTGCGGGCCGGGCACTGGTAACGATGGAGAGATGACCGATCCCGTCGTCACCACCCCGTACGGCCGGGTGCGGGGCAGCGTGCGCGAAGGCGTCGCGCGATTCCTCGGCATCCCTTACGCGGCCGCGCCGTTCGGCGAGGCGCGGTTCCGGGCTCCGCGCCCGCCCGAGGCGTGGGACGGCGTGCGGGACGCGCTCGAGTTCGGACCGACCGCGCCTTCGGTGCCGTTGCCGGGTTCGTTCCTGGCGGAGCCGGTGGTCGAGGGGCCGGGCTGCCTCAACCTCAACGTGTGGACGCCCGATCCGGACGCGGCGGGCCTGCCGGTGCTGGTGTGGCTGCACGGCGGCTCGAACGTCACCGGTTCGTCGGCGATGCCGATCTACGACGGAGCGGCGTTCGCGCGGCGCGGGGTCGTGTTCGTGTCGGTGAACTTCCGGCTCGGCGCGGAAGGCTTCGCGCTCTTGCCGGACGCCGTCGCGAACCGCGCGCTGCTCGACCAGGTCGCGGCACTGGAGTGGGTGCGCTCCGGGATCGCGGCGTTCGGCGGCGACCCGGGCGCGGTGACGTTGTTCGGCACGTCGGCGGGCGCGGGCGCGACGCTGGCGCACGTGGCGATGGACCGCGGCCTGTTCCGGCGGGCGATCGTGCAGAGCGCCAGCGCGCGGGCCGCGCTTTCCGCGTCCGACGCGCTTCTGGTCACCGGCGAGATCGCACGCGCGGCCGGCGTGGAGCCGACGGCGGCAGGGTTCGCGCGCGTCGCGCCGGAGAAGCTCGCCGCGCTGTCGACGGCGGCCGTCACGGACCTCACGGCCGACCTCGACCCCGCTCGCTGGGGCGCGACGACCGTGGCCGCCGCGCAGCCGTTCCTGCCGGTGGTCGACGCCGACGTGCTGGCCGAGCCGCCGTTCGACGTCGTCGTGCGCGGCGGCGAGGTGGATCTCCTGATCGGCACCAACGCCGACGAACTGCTGGCGCTGGCCGGCGCGTCGCTCCCGGACGGTGTCTCGCATTCCGACGTGAGGGAGTTGCTGGGACGGCTGGGTCTCGCGGTGGAAGCCACTCCCGAAGGGACCACGCCGGTCGAGCTCTACGCCGACGTGCTGACCGACGCCCTGTTCCGCCGTCCGGTCTCGGAGATCGCGCGGGCGCGGCCGGCGTTCGTGTACGAGTTCGCGTGGCCCTCGCCGTTGCCCGGGGTGGGCGCGGCGCACGGACTGGAGCTGGGGTTCGTGTTCGGCAACCTCGGGTTGTCCGGTCTCGAAGGGCCGACGCCGCCGCGCGAGCTGGCCGATCGGGTGCAGGCGGCGTGGGTGGCGTTCGCCGCGACCGGTGACCCAGGGTGGCCGCGGCACGGCGAGGACGGCGGGGTGTTCGTGTTCCGGGCCTGACTGCCGTCCTTGAAAAACGACGCGTTCGCGCGGGCGTGGATCGCCGTTACTGTCGGGTGCATGTCCGGCGCCGTGCTTCTCGCCGTCGACGAGAACGCGGATGCGCTGCGTGACGTCGAACGGGAACTACGCGACCGCTACGCCCGCCACTACCGCGTCGTGTGCCTTTCCTCGGCGCCGGAAGCGTTGGCGCTGCTCGAAGAACTCGCCGCGGCCGGCGAAGACGTCACGCTCGTGCTGGCCGGTCAACGGCTTTCCGGTACGACGGGCGGCGAATTGCTGGCCCAGGCGCGCCGGCTGCACCCGCACGCGAAACGCGGGCTGCTGATCGCGTGGGGCGAATGGGGAGACCGGGCCACGGGCGAGGCGATCTTCGACGCGATCGCACGTGGCCACATCGACCACTACGTGCTCCGGCCGCTGGCCGCGCCGGACGAGGTCTTCCACCACGCGATCTCGAACCTGCTGCTCGAATGGACCGAGCTGCGGCGCACGTCGCCCTACACGATCCACGTGGTCGGCGACTCCTGGGCCGGCCGCGCGTACCAGCTGCGGGAAGTCCTCGGGCGGTGCGCGTTCCCGCACTCGTTCTCCCTGGCCGACTCGAGCGAAGGACGCGCCCGCATCGCCCGGGCCGGGCCGGGCGAGCTCCCGATCGTCGTCTTCCCCGACGGCACGGTCCTGCGCAACCCCACCGACGCCGACATCGCCGTGGCCTCGGGCGCACCGGTCAACCCGGACCGCATGGAGTTCGACCTCGTGATCGTCGGCGCCGGGCCGGCCGGGCTGTCGGCGGCCATGTACGGCGCGTCGGAAGGGTTCGGCACGCTGGTCGTCGACGAGGGCGGGCTCGGGGGCCAGGCGACGTCCAGCTCACTGATCCGCAACTACCTCGGTTTCCCCCGCGGCGTCAGCGGCCGCCGGCTGGCGCAGCAGGCGTACGACCAGTCGTGGGTGTTCGGGGCGAAGTTCGTGTTCATGCAGCGAGCGGCCGAACTGCGGCGCGAGGACGAGCTCGCGATCACGCTCTCCAACGGCACGCGGGTGCGGTCGCGCGCGGTGTTGCTCGCGCTGGGCGCCACCTACCACCGGCTGGGCGTGCCGGCTCTGGAAGCGTTGAACGGGGCCGGCGTCTACTACGGCGGTCCGGCGTCCGAGGCGCCCGGCGTCGCCGACCGCGAGGTCTACGTCGTCGGCGGCGGGAACTCGGCCGGCCAGGCCGCGTTGTACCTGGCGCGGTACGCCAGGCAGGTCACGCTCCTGGTCCGCGGCCGGTCGCTGGGCGCGGGCATGTCGCACTACCTCGCCCGGGAGATAGAGGCCACCCCGCGGCTGGAGGTGCGGCTCGCCACCGAGATCGCCGGTGGAGGGGGCAACGGATGGCTGGAGCACCTCGTGCTTCGCGACCGGCTGACCGAGCGCGAGGAGACCGTGGCCGCCGACGGGTTGTTCGTCATGATCGGGGCGCACCCGCACACGGGCTGGCTACCGCCGGAAGTCGAGCGGGACGACCGCGGCTTCGTCGTGACGGGCCCGGACCTGCGCGCCTGGCCGCTCTCGCGGGACCCGTTGCCACTGGAGACGAGCCTGCCCGGCGTGTTCGCGGCGGGCGACGTGCGGCACGGTTCGGTGAAGCGGGTGGCGTCGGCGGTGGGCGAGGGTTCGGTCGCGATCCAGCTGCTGCACCGGATGTTCGCGGCCGAGGCGCTGCGGCCGCGGGGGCGGCCGCAGGAGCCGGCGGAACCTGTCGGGCGGTGAAGCCGCGGTCGGGACCGCCTTCAGGACCGGCTTCCCCGCGAGTGCGACTCCAGCATCGTGCGGAGGAACTCGCCGACGGTGATCGCGTCGGTTGCCGGTGGCGCGGTGTCCGCGGGGGTGATGGGGGCGAGCAGGACGTCCGGGTTCGGGTTGAAGAAGAAGGCCAGGCTTTGCCGCCGAGCGGCCGCCCGTCCGGGCGCGGGTTGCGGACGCGGTGCATCGGCGCCGGCCAGCGGCCGCCGGTCCACTGGGTGAGCATGCTGCCGACGTTGAGGGCCAGCACGTCCGGCGGGACCGCGACGTCTTCCCACGTGCCGTCGGGTAGCTGGACCTGCAAGCCCGACGGTTCTTCCCCCGCGACGGCCAGGACCGTGAGGCACGAGCGATCCTTGTGCGCGCTCGCGCGGATCCGGTCGGAGGCCCAGGCGTCGTCGCCGAGCGCGGGGTAGTCGATGGCCACGAGGTAGCTCGCACTGTGGTTCGTCTTGGCGGTGAAGTAGTCCGCGTCGACCCCCAGGGGGAGGGTCAACGCGCGCAGCACGTGCTTGGTCAGCTGCTCCATCTCGTCGTAGCGGGTGCGAAGAGCGGCCACCAGCTCATCGTGGCGCCGCGCCGCTTCGGTGGTGCTGTCGCAGGGCGCGCTGCCGCTCGAACCGATCGCGAAGCGTTCCTTGAGGTCGGGCGGAGAGCTCGACGTCGTCGAGCCGCGCACCGTCGACAGCCCTGAGTAGCCCAGGAACTCGCCGGCCGCGGGGGCGAACGACTCCTTTTCCGCCTTCGGCAGGTCGAAGAAGTCCTGCGCCGCGCGGAACGCCCGCGACAGGGACTCCGTCCCGACGCCGTGCCCGGTGGCCGGCAGGAGGCCGAGCTCGGTGAACGAACCGTCGACGCGGTTCGAGACGAGCTCGTCCCGCTCACGGCCGCCCACCCGCAGGTCCACTGTGGAAACCGAGTTCAGAGACCCAGCCATCGCACGTCCCCCTCTTTCTGCGCCCGCGGCCCGGGAAGGACCCGCGGATATCCGATGGGGAGGATCCCCACGAGCGTGCGGTCGGCGATGCCCACCGCAGCACTGATTTCGGCCGAACACATGCTCGTGCGGCCGGCCCACGCGGTTCCCAGGCCTTCCTCATACGCGCCGAGAAGCACGTTCTGGATCGCCGCGGACACACTCGCGACATCGTCCTCGCCGTCGACGAACTTGCCGGCGTAGGCCAGGATCAGCACCGGAGCCGACCCGAAGTCCACGTAGAAGTCCACGATCTCCTCCACCAGCGGGCGGTTGGCCGCGAACTCCTTCTCCACCAGGCGCCGGACATCGTCGATCGCACCGCGTACGATCTCCTGGATCTCGTTCCGCTTCTCACCACCCACGACGGCGAAGACGTGGGACCGGGCGTCACCGGCCGACGGCGCCCAGAAACCCAGCTCGATCACACGCTCCAGGACTTCACGCGACACCGGCTCCGAGGTGAACTTCCGGAACGTGCGTCTTCCGCGCACCACTTCGGCGAGTTCCACGCGACTTCCCTCCTGTTCGACGGACACCAGCGCTCGGTCACGCCCCGTGCGCGGGCAGGCCGCGCCAGCGCGTGAAGAGTCCCTTCTCGATCCCGAACTGGTCGAGCGCCCGCTGCACGGTGTGGTTCACGATGTCGTCCACGGTTTTCGGGGCGTGGTACATCGACGGCACCGGCGGCATGACCACTCCCCCGGCGTCGGTCACGTCCAGCATCAACCTGAGGTGCGTGCGGTTCAGCGGCGTTTCGCGAAACAGCAGAACCAGCTTTCGCCGGTCTTTCAGCTGAATGTCCGCGGCACGGGTGAGGAGGTTGTCGTTGTACGCGTTCGCCACCGAGGAAAGTGTTTTGACCGAGCAGGGCGCGATGATCATTCCGTTGACCAGGAATGATCCACTCGAGATCGCCGCGCCCATGTCCCGGACGTCATAAACGGCGTCCGCCAGGGACTTGACCGAGTCGAGGTCGTATTCGGTCTCGCACTCGATGTTCTTTCCTGCCCAGTCACTGACCACAAGGTGGGTCTCGACATCCTCGGCCGTCCGCAGCACCTCGAGCAGCCGCACACCGTAAATCGCGCCCGAACTCCCGGACATTCCGATCACGATCTTCGTTCGTCAAGCCATCCCTCGAAGCCTGAAAATTTTTACCAAAATCGATGGCCACAGTAGCTTCGCGGATCAGTTTTCGGAAAGCCCGAACTCGACTCGCCGAGGCAGCCTCCCGACCGTACCCGGAAACTGTGCACTTTCAGGAAGCGATTCGGCCGACCAGGCGACGGAAAGTGATCCCGGCCACGATTCGGAGTTGTTTTCGATCTTTTCCTCAGGCTCGAGGAGTGCGCGAGTACTCGTTGCCCTCGGGGTCTGCGGCGTCGCCGGGCTCGCCGGGCGTCGGCGGGCCCAGGGCGGGGCGCAGGCGGTTGCGGCCGTGTTTGGTGTCCGACGAGAGCAGGAACTCGATCGCCGGTCCGCGGCCCGAAGGGCTGCGCAGGCCGGTGATCTCCGGGCGGGTCGACGTGACCGGCCACCCGATCAACGCCGACCAGAAAGCGGCGAGGCGAGCGGGATCATGGGAATCGACGACGAGCGCGGCGAGAGCGCCCGTGTCGGCATACTCGGGGCGGGGCTCCAGGACGCAGAACTCGTTGCCCTGAGGATCGGCGAGGACCACCCAGGGGACGGCACCCTGACCGACGTCCAGGAGCCGCGCACCGAGCGCCAGGGCATGGGCGACCACCTCGCGCTGGTGGTCGAGGGTGCGACCGGCCAGGTCGAGGTGGAGCCGGTTCTTGTGCGTCTTGGCGGCCGTTTCGGGGACGAAGACGAGGGTGAACTCGCAGCCGTCGGCGTCCGGGGGCCCCACGACCGGGCCGTGCCGCTGCCAGCCGAGCAGCGCGGCCCAGAACCCGGCAAGGTCCAGGGGCCGCGCCGCATCGACGGTGAGGGCGGACGGCGTCGTCATGGGACGAAGGTAGCGGGAGCCACCGACAGGAACCGGGGAAGCTTCCCCACTTTCCGGTTCAGCGGGTGGCCAGCCGCAGCAAGGCCCAGAGCTGGGCGGCCAGGTCGTGGCCGCGCGAGGAGACAACGGCGGTCGGGGCGGCGCGGCCCCACAGCCAGAGGTAGACGTTGGCCGGGTCGCCGCTGACGAGCTCGTCGGCGGACCGGGCCTCCTCGGGCGAGCAGCGCCACGCGTCCATGGTTTCGGGGCCGGCACGGGCGATCCAGCTGTGTCCGCCGGTCTGGATGCCGACGGTGCCGTGGCGGGTGCCGGTGAGGCCGAGCAGGGCGAGCTTGTGGCCGAAGTACAGGGTGAGCACCTCGTCGACGCCGTCGGTGGCGAGGTCGGCGGCCACAGCCGGGTGGTCGACGCCCGCGGCGCGCTCGACGTCGACGCGGTGCACGAGTGTTTCGTGGAGCGTGCGGCGGCGCCAGAAGCCGTAGGTGGGATCGGCGGACCACCAGGTAGCGGCGTGGTCGGCCGGGTCGTGGGCGGCCAGTTCGGCGATCAGTGCGTCGCGGCCCGAGGCGTAGTACTCCGCGACGGTTTCTTCCTGGTGCGGGAAGCGCTGCCACTGCGCGGGCTTGTGGCCCTCGCGCAGCCAGCCGAGGGTGACGCGGTGGACGCTGCCGACGTGACGCAGCAGCTCCCCCAGCGTCCAGCCGGGGGCCGTGGGCACCGGCGCCTCGGCCGACGCCGTGTGCGCCACCTCCCCCAGCACGCGCGCTTCGATCTCCAGCACTTCGAGCAACCGGCCGTGGTCGACCGGGCCGAGCTCACGCGACATGGGCTTCGCCGGAGATGGGCAGGCCGTGGACGAGCCGGCGGACCAGCTCGAGGAACAGACCGGTGGCGCGCAGCAAGTTCGCGGCCGACTCGGCCGTGACCTTGCCCGTGATGCCGGCTTCGGCGGCCGCGCGCGTGGCCGAGTTGGCTGCGAAAAAGGCAGACCACTCCTGCAGCTCCGGCGCCACGGCGTCGAGCAGCACCCAGCCGCTGGCCGGACGGCCGCGACCCCGGCGCGGCCGCCCGCGCACGGCGAGCACCGCCGCCGCACCGCGCAGCGCCGAGAGGTAGGCGCCGATGAACCGCTCGGCGGGATCACGTTCGTTTTCGGCGTCGGCCAGGCCGCGCTTGGCCTGGGCGAGCAGGGTGGCCGCCGCCGGGGGTGCCGGCGGGCGCAGCGACAGGGGCAGCTGAGGCTGCCCGGGGTCAGGGGACACGACCGAGACGGACATGACGACCCTCCTCCCGCTCGGGCGAGTCCGGCCGGTGCCCGGCTGCGGGGCGCTTCCCCCGCCCCTCGCCGGGCACCGACCGGTGAACACTCACCGGATGTCGAACGTCTGTTCGAACGATTTCCAGAGTAACCCCCGGTGCCGCGTTCTCTCAACCCCGCCGGTGGAATCCGGGGACGTGGTGCGGGACACGGTGCCGTCGGCGTGGTCTCATAACGGCATGAGCTCCCTCGACCATCCCGCCGTCGCCAAGGTCACAGCCGCTCTGGGCGAAGCAGGCCAGCAGGCCGCCGCCGAGGGTGTGCGCGTGTTGCCGGCCGAGGTCCGCACCGCGGCCCAGGCCGCCGAAGCGCTCGGGGTCGAGGTCGGCGCGATCGCCAACAGCCTCGTGTTCCGCGCCCGCACGACCGGCGGCGAGGAGACGGCCCTGCTCGCCCTCACCTCCGGCGCGCACCGCGCCGACCCGGCCCGCCTGGCCGCGCTCGCCGGCCTCGCCGAGGTGGGCAAGGCCGACGCGGACTTCGTGCGCGAGCACACCGGCCAGCCCATCGGCGGCGTCGCCCCCGTCGGGCACCCCCGGCGGCTCGTGACGCTCGTGGACACGGCCCTGCGCGCCTACGACGAGGTGTGGGCCGCGGCCGGGCACCCGAAGTCGGTGTTCCCGACGACGTTCGACGGGCTCGTCGAGCTGACCGGGGGCACCCCGGGCGCGCTCGCGGCGGGAGTGCAGGATGGACAGCCGTGACCGCCATGTCCTCCGGGTGTTCCCGATACGTGCAGTTGTCCGCGGACGAGTTCCGCACACGCCTGCCCGAAGCGCTGGCCATCTACGTGAAGGCCATGCAGTACCCCGAAGGCACCGCCGAGCAGCGCGCGCCGATGTGGCTCACCCACGCGTTGCGCGAGGGCTGGCGCTGCATGGCCGCCCTCGACGCCGACGACGTGCTGCTCGGCCTCGCCTACGGGTACAAGGGCCGCGCCGGGCAGTGGTGGCACGAGCAGGTGCGCCACGGCCTCACCCGCCGCTCCGGCCCCGAGGAGGCCGAGCGGTGGATGAGCGACTACTTCGAGCTCACCGAGATCCACGTGCGCCCCGAGAACCAGGGCAAGCAGATCGGCGAGGACCTGCTGCGCCGGCTGCTCGACGGAGTCGGCAACGCCAACGTGCTGCTGTCCACGCCCGAAGGCACCAGCCGGGCGTGGAAGCTCTACCGGCGCACCGGCTTCGTCGACGTGCTGCGCGACTACCAGTTCACGGGCGATCCGCGTCCGTTCGCGATCCTCGGCCGTCCGCTGCCGCTCGACCCGAACTAGGTTCCGGGCGCCAGTAGCCGACGGCCAGGGCCGCGGTCAGCAGGGCCGCGCCGCCCCAGGCCTGCGGGCTCAGGTGCTCGTGGAGGAAGGCGACGGACAGGATCGTCGCCGTGAGCGGTTCCAGCAGCGCCGACAGCGCACCGAGCACGGGGTGGGCCATGGTGAGGCCCTTGAAGTACGCGGCGTACGCGAGCGCCGTCGGCACGACGCCGAAGTAGACGGCGACGAGCAGCACGTCGGTCCGGGCGGGCAGCGCCATGCCCAGCGTGAGGGCGGCCGGGGTGAGCAGGAGGCCGCCGGTGAGGCAGCCGTACGCGGTGGTGGCCAGGGGATCGTCGACCGGGCGGGTGGTGAGGATCGCGAACCCGGCGGCCGCGGCGAGGGCCAGGACGATGGCTGCTTTCGAGGTTTCGGCGTGGGGCGTCCAGGACAGCAGCACCAGGCCGATCAGGGAGCCGACGACCGACAGCAGGGTCCAGGACCGCGGTGCCCGGCGCTTCCGGACCACCGTGGCGACGGTGAGCATCACGGGTGCGGCGCCGATGGTGGTCATGGTCGCCGTGGCGACGGACCCGAGCGCGACGGCGGCGAAGTAGGTCGTCTGGAAGAACGCGAACAACGCGCCGACGACAAGCACCCGCTTGATTTGCGCGCGGGTTCGCGGAATCCCCTTGCCGGACACCGCGATCGCCGCCGCCCCTCCCAGCAGCAACCGATACGCGGCGACGGCCAGCGGAGGCAACCCGGCGAGCTGCCCGAGCAACGACCCGGCCAACCCCCCGGTCCCCCACAACACCCCGGCGACAACCAGCGCGACCGACCCGCGGGCGCGCTCGGACAGGACAACAGACATGGACAACGCTCCAGCGTCGAAGGATTCCGGACATCGACGACGCGGGGCGGTTTTTCGCTTTTGTGCAGCACTGATCAGCCGCGGGGTCCCTGGGGGACTCACCCGCGGCGGACACCACCCCGCTCAGAGCGCGGGCGGTGGGGTGACGAGGAAGATCCGGTGCACGGGGCGGAGTTTAGGGGGTGGAGTGGTGGTGGCGCCACGGATTTTGGGGCGGCGGAACAGAAGATGGTGCTGGTAGCCCGATTGGAGGGCCACCACCCGCGGCAGACACCCCCCGCCCTCCCTGAGGGGGGCGTCCCCATGTCCATTCTATCGGCCCCCACCGACAAAACCCGGCGTCGAGCCGAGCTGGGGCCGAGTTGTCCACAACTCAGAGGAGCCGTGGACAACTCGGGAATTCGGGGCTGCGCAAGGAGAACTCCCAGCGGCTGGCTGAACACGGAGAAAGTCGAGCCGAAACCGGCGAGCGGCCGAGACCCGGAGCCAGCGAACCGGAGAAACTCAGCTCAGCAAAGCCAGCTGCTCCCGCAACGTGTCCAGCCCCATCCCGCCCATCTCCAGCGCGCGGGTGTGGAACTGCTTGATGTCGAAGGCATCCCCCAGCCGCCGGCGGGCGTCGTCGCGGGCGGCGAGCCACAGGCGTTCGCCGAGTTTGTACGCGGGGGCCTGGCCGGGCCAGCCGAGGTAGCGGTCGATCTCGTCGCGGACGTGGGCCTGGTCGGTGATGGTGCGGGTGAGCATGAACTCCAGGCCGAGGTCCGGGGTCCAGCGCGAGCCCTCGTGGAAGCCCGTGCCGCGAGGAATCTCGAGTTCCAGGTGCATGCCGAGGTCGACGACGACGCGGGCGGCGCGGAACAGTTGCTCCGAAAGCATCCCCAGCAGGTTGCCGTCGTCCGACAGATACCCGAGCTCCTGCATGAGGCGCTCGGAATACAGTGCCCAGCCCTCGCCGTGGGCGGAAATGAAGGTCATGAGCCGCTGGTACTTGTTGAGCGACGCGGCCTGGTTCACGGCCGTCGCGATCTGCAGGTGGTGGCCCGGCACGCCCTCGTGGTACACAGTGGACACTTCGCGCCAGGTGGTGAACTCGTCCTTGTCCGCCGGCAGCGACCACCACATCCGCCCGGGACGGGTGAAGTCCTCGCTCGGCCCGGTGTAGTACGCGCCGACGCCGCCGCCCGGCGGGGCGATCCGGCACTCCAGCGCCATGAGCCGGTCGGGGATGTCGAAGTGCTTGCCGCGCAAGGACTTCAGGGCCTCGTCGGACAGGGACTGCATCCAGGCCTCGAACTGCGGACGGCCCTGCACGCGGTAGCGCGGGTCGGCGTCGAGCACCTCGGCGGCCTCCGCGACGGACGTGCCCGGGCGGATCCGCTCGGCCACCGCGCGCATCTCGGTTTCGATGCGGGCGAACTCGTGCCAGCCCCACTCGTAGGCCTCGCGCAGATCCAGCTCCGCGCCGATGAAGTACCGCGACCACAGCCGGTAGACGTCCTCGCCCACGGCGTCCTTGGCCGGGGCCTTCGGCGCGAGCTCGGCGCGCAGGAAGCCGGCGAACTCCGCGAACGCCTCGTCGGCCGCGCGGGCGCCCGCCTGCAGGTCGCCGGACAACGCGGCACCCACCTCGCCCGCGTTGCCCACGAGGCCGGCGAAGAAGCTCGGCCCCTCGCCGAGGCCGGCGTAGGTGTCGCACTGCTCGGCGACCTTGCCGACCTGCCGCAGCGCCGAAACGCGCCCGGCGTCGGCCGCGGTCAGCAGCGACGCGCGCATCCCCGCGAGCGCCTCGGGCACCTTCTTCAGGCGGGCCGCGATGTCGGCCCACTGCTCGGGTGTGTCCATCGGCATCAGGTCGAACACCATGCGCAGGTCCTGCACCGGGCTCGCGATCACGTTCAGCGCGGCGACGTCGAGGCCGGTGTCGTGGATCTCCACGTCCAGGCCCACGCGCTCGGTGAACACCGCCTTCGCGACCCGCTCCCCCGCGTCGGCGGGCTCGGCGGCGCTGACGTCCGCGAGCGCCTTCGCCGCCAGCGCGGCCCGGGCGGCGTGGCCGGCGGGCGAGTAGTCGGTGAGCTGGTCGTCGTATCCCGCGACGCCGAGCATGGTGGCCGCGACCGGGTCCACGGCCGCGTAGTCGTCGACGTACCGGTCGGAAATCCCGTGCACGCTTTGTTCGGTGGAAGCCATGGGCCGAACCGTACCGGCCTGGGGCCGGCCAGGGATACGGACTTACGCGCGCGCCGGCACGAGCCCGAGGCGCGTGACCACCTCGCGCGTGGCCTTGGACCGGTTGAACGTGTAGAAGTGCAGATCCGGCACGCCTTCGGCGAGCAGTTTCTCACCCAGTTCGGTGACGGCGTCGATCCCGGCCGCGCGAAACGCCTTCGGGTCGTCCGAAAGCGGCTCCAGCCGGTCGAGCAGCCGCTGCGACGCGGGCGCGCCGGAGAGCTTGACCGTGGTGTGCAACGTGCGCGGCGTGGTCAACGGCATGATGCCGGGCAGCACCAGCGCGTCGCAGCCCGCGGCGGCCACGCGGTCGCGCAGCCGTAGGAAGTCCTCGGCCTCGAAGAACAGCTGCGCGATGGCGAAATCGGCCCCGGC
The sequence above is a segment of the Amycolatopsis sp. 2-15 genome. Coding sequences within it:
- a CDS encoding carboxylesterase/lipase family protein, which produces MTDPVVTTPYGRVRGSVREGVARFLGIPYAAAPFGEARFRAPRPPEAWDGVRDALEFGPTAPSVPLPGSFLAEPVVEGPGCLNLNVWTPDPDAAGLPVLVWLHGGSNVTGSSAMPIYDGAAFARRGVVFVSVNFRLGAEGFALLPDAVANRALLDQVAALEWVRSGIAAFGGDPGAVTLFGTSAGAGATLAHVAMDRGLFRRAIVQSASARAALSASDALLVTGEIARAAGVEPTAAGFARVAPEKLAALSTAAVTDLTADLDPARWGATTVAAAQPFLPVVDADVLAEPPFDVVVRGGEVDLLIGTNADELLALAGASLPDGVSHSDVRELLGRLGLAVEATPEGTTPVELYADVLTDALFRRPVSEIARARPAFVYEFAWPSPLPGVGAAHGLELGFVFGNLGLSGLEGPTPPRELADRVQAAWVAFAATGDPGWPRHGEDGGVFVFRA
- a CDS encoding nitroreductase family protein, with the protein product MELAEVVRGRRTFRKFTSEPVSREVLERVIELGFWAPSAGDARSHVFAVVGGEKRNEIQEIVRGAIDDVRRLVEKEFAANRPLVEEIVDFYVDFGSAPVLILAYAGKFVDGEDDVASVSAAIQNVLLGAYEEGLGTAWAGRTSMCSAEISAAVGIADRTLVGILPIGYPRVLPGPRAQKEGDVRWLGL
- a CDS encoding alkaline phosphatase family protein, which translates into the protein MQVTRRRRRGGRAGSGSSGAGRSRKIRLATAGTATLALVVTGSSIGTASTQEFGKQHVGQNTKDGLVVSSDQYLDPIGDRLVVNDGKIMASKISPDGTHLAALTTDGDAALTIVDLKSYQVQQLIGTSAKVNLKIAGNDVGQEGPSYSPDGKFLWLAQTDGYTKFSVNADGSLANPVSIKIPADGPKHALVAQAVFSPDGAVVYAAVNGQNRVVAINASTGVVQQSWNTGIAPRDLVLVGNKLYVSNEGGRMPRPGETTINSYNTPVPADPFTGASTTGTVSVINTAKPDAAVATINVGLHPTAVYASNGTVFVANTSSNNVSVIDSGKDKVTQTIATQPWPEATVGYEPDGITLTNDGHLLVTLGRANAIAVYKYASPKEPASYIGLLPTDYFPTAIATVGKDIVVSNTRGIDAQRPTTAAGHGTHDTTSSVQRFQLPDDRTIKSYTPKVFKQNGWTNNSVQVANGKNKKPVPVPARLGDPSPIKHVFLLVKENRTYDQILGDLPQGNGDAALAQFGENVTPNQHALAQQFGLYDNTYDIGTNSAEGHNWLMQADDPEYTESSAGEYLRSYDTEDDVLGHQASGTLWSGAEAAGNTVRDFGEFQQFLTKPSGASWQNLYCDSKNMAATGEPSAYPLVSSSPIPSLNDVSVHGFPKFDTSVPDVYREQIWKQDFEKNGPANLNMFWLSSDHTGGPANAAAQVADNDLAVGEIVDEISHSQYWKDSAIFVVEDDSQAGLDHVDGHRAPIQIISPYAQHGVVDSTYYSQITMVRTIEQILGIQPMNQKDSAATPMASAFTAKPNLTPFNAVANRTSLTGGLATQPSCGPDVVAPQFASVQPDTAVPADKQQVASQWSAWQKNQRLTGPNATADYANPAQMNHFTWYQTHGFKTPYPGENKVFSPDQVPGAFIPSAESDG
- a CDS encoding FAD-dependent oxidoreductase, whose protein sequence is MSGAVLLAVDENADALRDVERELRDRYARHYRVVCLSSAPEALALLEELAAAGEDVTLVLAGQRLSGTTGGELLAQARRLHPHAKRGLLIAWGEWGDRATGEAIFDAIARGHIDHYVLRPLAAPDEVFHHAISNLLLEWTELRRTSPYTIHVVGDSWAGRAYQLREVLGRCAFPHSFSLADSSEGRARIARAGPGELPIVVFPDGTVLRNPTDADIAVASGAPVNPDRMEFDLVIVGAGPAGLSAAMYGASEGFGTLVVDEGGLGGQATSSSLIRNYLGFPRGVSGRRLAQQAYDQSWVFGAKFVFMQRAAELRREDELAITLSNGTRVRSRAVLLALGATYHRLGVPALEALNGAGVYYGGPASEAPGVADREVYVVGGGNSAGQAALYLARYARQVTLLVRGRSLGAGMSHYLAREIEATPRLEVRLATEIAGGGGNGWLEHLVLRDRLTEREETVAADGLFVMIGAHPHTGWLPPEVERDDRGFVVTGPDLRAWPLSRDPLPLETSLPGVFAAGDVRHGSVKRVASAVGEGSVAIQLLHRMFAAEALRPRGRPQEPAEPVGR